The sequence below is a genomic window from Sphingomonas crusticola.
TCGCGCGCGTCGCGATCGCCGCTCCGATGCCGCTCGCGGTGAAAGGCTTGCCGGTCGGCGCGAGCACGGCCGCGCCCGCCTTGATGCAGCGATCCGCGAGCAGGATGTCGGCCGTCACCACGATCGTGCCCGCGCCTGCGGCTTCCGCGATCCAGTCGTCGGCGGCATCGAAACTGTCGCTCACCACGACCCGGTCGATCAGCGGGTGATCGGGCACGCGCAAATGGCTGTTGGACACGATCGTGACCGGCACTTCGGTGCGATACGCCACCCGGTAAATCTCCTCTTTCACCGGACAGGCGTCGGCGTCGACCAGGATGCGAGGCGTCATGCAGCGCCCATAGCGGACCGCCGACGATGGCAAAAGCGGCCAACCGAACAAGCTTGGCCTCGGATTGGTCTCAGCTGCCGCTCATTCCCCAACCTGAACCGGCGCTGCCAGCCCGATTGCCTCGCGGTTCATCCAACTTCCTGTAATTCCACCGATAAGCGGCCGTCGGTGGTCCTGCCCTATAAGCGCCGGTGGATCGGGAGACCGATTGCCGGAGGGCAGTCCGTCCGGCGGCCGCGACACGTCAGGCCCTTACGCCGATCCGCGCAAGCCCCGGCCGTAACCCGCTGGCTGAAGCGCGCAGCGTCAGCGCGCCGTTCGCGCCCATGTTCGACTGCACGATAACCTGCGCGAGGCCGTTATACAGCCGCCGCGTCCGCCCCTTTTCGGGCTCGTGGCTGTTGGCGTCGCCATTGCCGAGGCCGATGATCCGCCCGCCGTCAATGTCGAACTCCACCGCCAGATTGGCGGTCGGCACCGCGCGCCCTTGCCGGTCGAGCGCCTCCACCGTCACTGCGGTCGCGTCGCGCCCGTCGCCCGCCAGTGCGGTCCGGTCAGGCGTCAGCCGCAGCGCCACCGGCAAGCCGGTCGTCTCCACCCGCGCCCGCGCCACGATTCGCCCACCGCGCCGCGCCAGCGCTTCCAGCCGCCCCGGCGC
It includes:
- a CDS encoding YaiI/YqxD family protein, whose translation is MTPRILVDADACPVKEEIYRVAYRTEVPVTIVSNSHLRVPDHPLIDRVVVSDSFDAADDWIAEAAGAGTIVVTADILLADRCIKAGAAVLAPTGKPFTASGIGAAIATRAIMADLRAGGDQLGGPAPFSKVDRSRFLQALDEAIGRLKRG